The Lolium rigidum isolate FL_2022 chromosome 1, APGP_CSIRO_Lrig_0.1, whole genome shotgun sequence region gcctaatcaccaggtgcctccatcatgggccgccttcattgctatgcgccaggagattcgagattctacaatgcatcagctgctgcaagatgatctggtggagcacatatggaggctccgaggcaacgccaaccccgatgccaactagtctgtcttaatttgtttgaaaaattgtgaaattgtgtgcttcatttgtttcaagcacttgttaaacattgtaccgaTTAtcaccgaatttgtttcagcaattttcgtactcttggtcgccgaacttgttaaattttatgttaaatttgtttgaaatatgtcaaatggtcgaggttgggggtttcctgccgggggggcggctggaacttcggcgctccccaggccaaatcttcctccaatccggacgaaaattccgccggatttgggcgtggggagcgccaacgagtggggatgctctaagaacTTGCTAGCATTAAATTAATTTCGTTTTGGTGAACAAGAAGGCTGAATCGAGGGAGTACACACAAGTGCGGATGCATGTCTTCTCTTTGGGGGAAGAGGGCGGTATATgcttctctctccaaaacaaccACGGCGACTTCTTGCACCGGAAGGGCAAGGAAGGCCCCTCCCACTCTGTGGTGATCAGGGCTTGGCCCAGTGAGGAGGCTGACACATGCCACTCCCGGACAAGCTACACGCCAAGAGTTATTACCAACGGACACACACTCTCACTCATCCTACATACTATCTCTCCCTCACTCCACCTCGCGCGCTGCCTTTTTAACCACCTCTGCGCCCGCCACACCACCTACAACAGCACAGCACACCCAGTGAGAGTGAGCCCGTTCCGCCATACTCATCCAGCTACCCAGCCACACACCTCCGTGCTCTCCCAGCCACGACCACCACCTGCAGGCCATGCTGAGCGGCAGGATGAACTCGGCGGCCAGCGACGACTACCAGTTCGCGgcaatgcagcagcagcagcaaccccCGCAACCCTACCTCGGGTTCGACCACGCCGCCATGGTGTCCGCCAACGCGGGAGGCGGCCAGCGCGGCCACCAGGGGACCATGATGTACGACAACTTCgacttcgcggcggcggcggccgccttcGGGCAGTTCCAGCAGGAGGCGGcgccgcaccaccaccaccagatgCTGTCCCTTCCCCCGCCCAACGGCGCCGGCGGTGGGCTGATGGCGCCGCCGCCCATGCCCCACGGCATGCAGCTCCAGATGCCGCCCATGCCCATGGCCATGCACGGCGGCGACATGTACCCCGCGCTCGGCATGGTGAagcgcgagggcggcggcggcggagcggacgCGGGCAGGATCGGGCTCAACCTGGGCCGCCGCACCTACTTCTCCCCCGGGGACATGATGGCGGTTGACCGGATGCTGATGCGGTCCCGCCTCGGCGGCGTGTTCGGGCTCGGGTTCGGCGGCGCGCACCACCAGCCGCCCCGGTGCCAGGCCGAGGGGTGCAAGGCCGACCTCTCCGGCGCCAAGCACTACCACCGCCGCCACAAGGTGTGCGAGTACCACGCCAAGGCTtccctcgtcgccgccggcggcaAGCAGCAGCGCTTCTGCCAGCAGTGCAGCAGGTACGTACCCCACACACCAACACTGTTCTTGCGAAACCCTACTACCATAGCTAGCTGAAGCTAGGGCAGGAGCAAGGTGGTGGAATAGGGTAGGGCCAGTGGAACCTGTTCGCCTTTCCAGTTCTTTTGCCCTCTGTTTTGGTTCATGTCGCTTGTCCGTTGCGGGCGGCAGCCATGGAAAGCAAGCTCCGCTGTGTGCAAAAGCAAGTCGCAGTTGAGAGGACGACCAGTCATGTCAAGAAAAGGATTGAGAACAGCAGTGGCTAGGGCATGCATGCAAGCATATGTGCATCTGGGCATGCATGACCTCTCACctctctcttttttcctttccATGGCCTTGTCTTTCTTTGGTCTTCTGGGGATCGATGGAAAAGGGTACCAGAGGAGAAAAAGGGAGCGTGCTTTGCTTTGTCATGCAGAGTGCAGGCTGCTGCTGGGAGGAGGGAGATGCTGCATGCATGATCCGGCGCCAGGCTTTTGCCCTGTGACCATATCTCTGGCCCTCTCTTTATCCTCGCATTGACCAATGCTATGGCGCTGGTAGTACCGGTGGCAGTGCCGACTAGACTTTTGCGTGCTAATTATGGGTGTTCATCATTGGACAAATTATAGTATTAGAGCTACCCGTGTCAGTAGTCGAGGTCGACTTTTAATTTATCTTTTTGAGAGATTTACCTTGAAGGGTTTTGGTACTCATGGTTAGCTCTAAACTGATGTTGTCCTGGTTCTTCATTTCTGTTTTGGCTAGGTTTCACGTGCTCACCGAGTTCGACGAGGCCAAGAGGAGCTGCCGGAAGCGGCTAGCCGAGCACAACCGTCGGAGGAGGAAGCCCGCCGCCAGCAGCAACACTGCGGCCGGGTCAAAGGACTCGGCGCCACCTTCCAAGAAACCCAACGCCGGCGGCGTCATGTCCGGCTCCTACACCGCCGACAACAACAGTAAGCCAGCTTGCACTTTATTTCCGTCCTCCTACCCTAGTGCAATTGGTCACAATTAATCAGGATTACCAAACTCTAATGCGTACGTACGATCGAGCAGATTTGAGCGCGGCCAAGTCGACCATCTCGTCGAACACGAGCGCGATCAGCTGCCTGCAGCAGGACCAGAACAAGGTGGCGAGGCCGACGGCGCTCACCcttggcgcgccgccgccggtgaaGGACGACTACCAGCTCAACGCGATGCATCTCCAAGCCcaagccgaccaccaccaccgtcaccaggaGCAACAGCACTTCATCACTTCCCTCCTCCACAgcagcaacaacaccaacaacatccTGTCGTGTTCATCGGTGTGCTCCAGCGGGTTGCCCTCGGCAGCGGCAGCCAACGGCGAGGACTCCGACCAGAACAACAACGATGGCGgcggcagcaacaacaacaacggcaatAACATGCATCTGTTCGAGGTGGACTTCATGTAGATCGATGCGACGGCAGCTAGCTAAGCTGCAGCAATGCATGCATGGAGTGGCGAGTGTGGTAGTACCTTAATTAATTTGTGTGTAGGTAAAAGAAGAAGTAAAACAGGGAGAGCCTAAAAAAAATCAAGGGTATAGTCCAAAGTATCAGGTGATGTCATCGGCTGCCAAGTGATCAGTGAAACGGAAAGGCTGTGCTAGCTAGCGTGCTTGCTTTGTTGCTTGGCTAAgcaatgcaagactttcttttcctcTCACCACCCCTGCAGTGCTCCTGTAGTAACTGCAAGCAAGCAAGCCTTTCTGTTTCAGTGAGGAAATAATGTTTGtgttcttgtatttttttttactttggtgTATGTGTAGTACCAGTCCTTTTATCTCCTACAGTTAATCAACAGAGATGTGACTAGCTCCATAATTACAGTTACTGCATGCCTAATTAAGCTAAGAGGTCCCAACTCACATTACTCCACAATCTTTTCGAATCTGGCATTGCCTCACTTTCAAATCTTGACCATTTTTACTGTCATGGAGTAGTAATTTGAAGGGAGCACATGCATGCAAATAATCAAACACACGTATTA contains the following coding sequences:
- the LOC124663004 gene encoding squamosa promoter-binding-like protein 10, which codes for MLSGRMNSAASDDYQFAAMQQQQQPPQPYLGFDHAAMVSANAGGGQRGHQGTMMYDNFDFAAAAAAFGQFQQEAAPHHHHQMLSLPPPNGAGGGLMAPPPMPHGMQLQMPPMPMAMHGGDMYPALGMVKREGGGGGADAGRIGLNLGRRTYFSPGDMMAVDRMLMRSRLGGVFGLGFGGAHHQPPRCQAEGCKADLSGAKHYHRRHKVCEYHAKASLVAAGGKQQRFCQQCSRFHVLTEFDEAKRSCRKRLAEHNRRRRKPAASSNTAAGSKDSAPPSKKPNAGGVMSGSYTADNNNLSAAKSTISSNTSAISCLQQDQNKVARPTALTLGAPPPVKDDYQLNAMHLQAQADHHHRHQEQQHFITSLLHSSNNTNNILSCSSVCSSGLPSAAAANGEDSDQNNNDGGGSNNNNGNNMHLFEVDFM